CTCGACCGGGTAGGTGATGCGCTGCTCGGTCTCCAGTGGCGAATAGCCGGGCGCGGCGGTGTTGATCTGCACCTGGACGTTGGTGATGTCAGGCACGGCGTCGATCGGCAGCCGGGTGTAGTTGTACAGGCCCAGCGCGGCCATGCCGAGCACGGCCAGCAGCACCAGCCAGCGCTGCTCGATGGCAAAGCGGATCAGGCGTTCGAACATGGCGCCTCCCGCTCAGTGCTCATGCCCGGCGCTGGCCTTGCCCAGCTCGGACTTGAGGATGAAGCTGTTGGCCGCGGCGTAGCGCGCGCCGGCCTGCAGGCCTTCGGTGATCTCGACCAGCTTGCCGCCGCTGCGGCCGGTCTTGACCGCCTGCATGGCGAACCCGCCCGGCACCGCGACGAACACGGCACTGCGGCCATCGACCTGCTGCACGGCATCGGCTTCCACCGTAACCGGCACCTGCGTCGCGGCGCCGAGCACGCTGACGGTGACGAACAGCCCGGGCCGCCACGCCATGCCCGGATTTGACAGCGTCACGCGGGCCTTGGCGGTACGGGTCTGTTCGCCGAGCAGCGCGCCGACGTAGGAGACCTTGCCCTCGGCCTGCGTCTCCGAGGCGGTGGAACGGATCCTGACGGTCTCGCCCACGCGCACCTGGTCGAGGTCGCGCGCCGAGACCACGAACTCGGCCCAGACCGAACTCAGGTCCGAGATGGTGAAGACGCTGGCGTCTTCCTTGACGGCTTCGCCCAGCGACAGGTGCTTCTCGACGATGATGCCGTCGAACGGGGCGCGCAGCGCGAACTGGTTCAGGCTGCCGCCCTTGCCGTCCACTCGATCCTTGCCGGCGCTTTCCGATGCGCCGATCGCGACCAGCTTCTGCCTGGCATTCTGCACCGCGATCTGCGCTTCTTCCAGCGCGGCGCGGGCCTGCTGGTAGTCCTGCCCGGCAGAGATCTTCTCCTGCCACAGCGTCTTTTCGCGCGCGTAGGTGGCGCGCGCCAGCGCCTCGCGCCGCTGCGCCGCGAGCAGTTCGCTGCGCTGCTCGGCGAGTGCCGTGCTGGCGATTACTGCCAGAACCTGGCCCTTGGCGACCTGCTCGCCCAGGTTGGCCGGCACCGCCTGCGCCACGCCCGCGACGCGCGGCACCACGTGCGCGGTGCGGTCGTCGTTGAAGCGGATTTCGCCGGGGAAATCGATGCTGCCGCGCAACGGCGCGGGGCCTGCCGTGGCGATACCGATGCCGGCCTGCTGCACCTGCTCCGGCGTCAGCTTGATGACATGGGGCCGGTCCGCGGCCTGCGCCGGCGCAGCGGCGGCAGCGGGGGCGTCGGCCTGCGTACTCGCCGGCTTGTCGTGCGCGTGGCCGTCGTCATGGTCGGCATGCTCGCCCTTTTCAGCGTGCTCGCCATGCTCATGCCCGGCCTCGC
This genomic window from Cupriavidus oxalaticus contains:
- a CDS encoding efflux RND transporter periplasmic adaptor subunit codes for the protein MAISKQQRAAVVAILVAGLLGGAAILFTGKGGGSGEAGHEHGEHAEKGEHADHDDGHAHDKPASTQADAPAAAAAPAQAADRPHVIKLTPEQVQQAGIGIATAGPAPLRGSIDFPGEIRFNDDRTAHVVPRVAGVAQAVPANLGEQVAKGQVLAVIASTALAEQRSELLAAQRREALARATYAREKTLWQEKISAGQDYQQARAALEEAQIAVQNARQKLVAIGASESAGKDRVDGKGGSLNQFALRAPFDGIIVEKHLSLGEAVKEDASVFTISDLSSVWAEFVVSARDLDQVRVGETVRIRSTASETQAEGKVSYVGALLGEQTRTAKARVTLSNPGMAWRPGLFVTVSVLGAATQVPVTVEADAVQQVDGRSAVFVAVPGGFAMQAVKTGRSGGKLVEITEGLQAGARYAAANSFILKSELGKASAGHEH